A single region of the Marinobacter nanhaiticus D15-8W genome encodes:
- a CDS encoding GMC oxidoreductase produces the protein MEYVQDGKTLRVAARKEVIVSSGAINSPQLLMLSGIGPAADLEKLGIEVKADRPGVGQNLQDHLELYVQHECKEPVTLYKYTTQPGKTIAGVKWFLNHDWGACRTAHLEAGGFIRTEAGVRHPDIQFHFLPSQVLDHGRKDAECHGFQVHVGPMRPTSRGYLKLKSDKPGDHPIIEPNLLSTERDRWEMRESVKLTREIFAQKAFDPYRGKELRPGEEMNSDAAIDAFVRQYSDSAYHPSCTCKMGNANDPMAVVDEQARVYGVQNLRVVDASIMPSVVSGNLNGPTIMLAEKCADHIRGRELLSPTPVDVWEHPDWQNSQR, from the coding sequence GTGGAATATGTGCAGGATGGCAAGACGCTACGCGTTGCTGCACGCAAAGAGGTCATCGTCAGCAGCGGTGCCATCAACTCGCCTCAGCTGCTCATGCTCTCCGGTATCGGTCCAGCGGCGGATCTGGAGAAGCTCGGTATCGAGGTCAAGGCCGATCGCCCCGGCGTGGGCCAGAACTTGCAGGATCACCTGGAACTCTACGTCCAGCACGAATGCAAGGAGCCGGTCACGCTCTACAAGTACACCACCCAGCCGGGCAAGACGATTGCCGGCGTGAAGTGGTTCCTCAACCACGACTGGGGCGCTTGCCGCACCGCACACCTCGAAGCCGGCGGTTTTATCCGCACCGAGGCGGGCGTGCGTCATCCGGATATCCAGTTCCACTTCCTGCCATCCCAGGTATTGGACCACGGCCGCAAGGATGCCGAGTGCCACGGCTTCCAGGTCCATGTTGGTCCGATGCGGCCGACGAGTCGCGGCTACCTGAAACTGAAATCCGACAAGCCTGGCGACCACCCGATCATCGAACCCAACCTGCTCAGCACCGAGCGGGACCGCTGGGAAATGCGCGAGAGCGTTAAGCTGACCCGTGAGATCTTCGCCCAGAAGGCGTTCGATCCGTATCGGGGCAAGGAACTGCGGCCAGGAGAGGAGATGAACTCCGACGCGGCTATCGACGCCTTCGTCCGCCAGTACTCGGACAGCGCCTACCATCCGTCCTGCACCTGCAAGATGGGCAACGCCAACGATCCGATGGCGGTGGTGGACGAACAGGCCCGGGTCTACGGCGTGCAGAACCTGCGCGTGGTGGACGCGTCGATCATGCCCAGCGTGGTCAGCGGCAATCTAAACGGGCCGACCATCATGCTGGCGGAAAAGTGCGCGGAC